A section of the Roseivirga sp. BDSF3-8 genome encodes:
- a CDS encoding arabinan endo-1,5-alpha-L-arabinosidase, which yields MKRLILLSILCLVAITVRAQSLDLRVHDPVMIKEDGTYYLFCTGRGISMFSSTDMKEWKEEKPVFDEAPAWTTEAVSDFRGHFWAPDISYYDGKYYLYYSVSSFAKNTSAIGLVTNTTLDPEDPAYKWEDQGMILQSVPNRDLWNAIDPNIIVDENGYPWMSFGSFWEGLKLVKLIPKRTALAEPQEWHTIARRKRSDFLDDKEPGDAALEAPFIFKKDSMYYLFVSWDYCCRGKNSTYKVVVGRSDDVTGPYLDKEGKSMADGGGTLVVEGDDRWAGVGHNSAYTFDDTDYLVFHGYDMNDNGSPKLIIGEMKWDDEGWPVIDDNILK from the coding sequence ATGAAACGACTAATTTTACTATCGATACTTTGCCTGGTGGCAATTACTGTTCGCGCTCAGTCGCTTGACCTGCGTGTGCATGATCCGGTTATGATCAAAGAGGATGGTACCTATTACCTCTTCTGTACCGGGCGCGGCATTTCCATGTTTTCATCAACGGATATGAAAGAATGGAAGGAAGAAAAGCCGGTATTCGATGAGGCCCCGGCATGGACGACTGAAGCTGTCAGCGACTTCCGCGGCCACTTCTGGGCGCCTGATATATCGTATTATGATGGTAAATACTATCTCTACTACTCGGTAAGCTCATTTGCCAAAAACACCTCCGCTATAGGGCTGGTAACCAATACAACCCTGGACCCGGAAGATCCCGCCTACAAGTGGGAAGACCAGGGCATGATCCTTCAGTCTGTACCTAACCGTGACTTGTGGAATGCCATTGACCCGAACATTATAGTGGATGAAAATGGCTACCCATGGATGTCGTTCGGGTCCTTTTGGGAGGGACTAAAGCTGGTGAAGCTTATTCCTAAGCGTACGGCCCTGGCTGAGCCTCAAGAGTGGCACACCATTGCACGACGTAAGCGCAGCGACTTCCTGGATGACAAGGAGCCGGGCGATGCGGCCCTGGAGGCACCTTTTATCTTTAAAAAAGACTCCATGTACTACCTCTTTGTGTCGTGGGACTACTGCTGCCGGGGCAAGAACAGCACCTACAAGGTGGTAGTGGGCCGATCAGACGATGTGACCGGGCCCTATCTGGACAAGGAAGGGAAAAGCATGGCCGACGGGGGTGGTACGCTGGTAGTGGAAGGAGACGACAGGTGGGCCGGGGTAGGCCATAACAGTGCTTATACGTTTGATGACACAGACTACCTCGTTTTCCACGGCTACGATATGAATGATAATGGCAGCCCGAAACTTATAATAGGCGAAATGAAATGGGACGATGAAGGCTGGCCGGTAATAGATGATAATATTCTGAAAT
- a CDS encoding arabinan endo-1,5-alpha-L-arabinosidase, protein MPVKPKTILKSYQRWITVFSLLLCFGWLAAGCGEEEIEPAPNPTPGGGERPDTTELGDGPIDFSRLPDTYGHLATAAQVYDWMHYNSHDPSVIDARDYVMDAGDFFYSYSTDVSYGHTIRPGLQIRRSINLVEWEYVGWVFNAIPTAGATYIRQNGGTPNNSLWAPYAIQVGSEYRVYYSLASNVGRLSAIGLAVSDSPMGPFVERGLVVTSQGDNSTHTNAIDPSIIIDQSGNQYMYYGSSWDGIYMMELDPATGLAATEGDIGQRVAHRGFSGNTINGNIEGPEIIYNEEEGMYYLFIAYDWLETKYNVRVGRSESPTGPFYDFNGDNLNEFSDNQPMILAPYRFQNHSGWQGVSHPAVFEKDGQYFMAHQGRPGIDRFFMVLHVRQVFWTEDGWPIVSPQRYANEEETAVEESELPGTWEQIVFGYNVVPGFAETQTNPDFQQSVTITLDAGGTINGDNANTWSYEAPWLTLSWGGGAFTDKVYVERGRDWENEVASTILFTGLNEEGTTIWGKKVGE, encoded by the coding sequence ATGCCTGTTAAACCCAAAACCATTCTCAAATCTTATCAACGTTGGATAACTGTATTCAGCCTGCTGCTTTGCTTTGGCTGGCTGGCTGCCGGCTGCGGAGAGGAGGAGATCGAACCTGCTCCTAATCCCACGCCGGGAGGCGGCGAGAGGCCGGATACCACTGAGTTGGGTGACGGGCCCATTGACTTTTCCCGCCTGCCCGATACCTACGGCCACCTGGCCACCGCCGCACAGGTGTACGACTGGATGCACTATAATTCGCACGACCCCTCGGTCATCGATGCGCGTGATTATGTGATGGATGCGGGCGACTTTTTTTATTCTTACAGCACGGATGTATCCTATGGGCATACCATCAGGCCCGGACTTCAGATCCGCAGGAGTATCAACCTGGTAGAGTGGGAGTACGTAGGCTGGGTGTTTAATGCTATTCCTACCGCCGGTGCTACTTACATCCGGCAGAACGGGGGTACACCTAATAATAGCCTGTGGGCCCCTTATGCCATACAGGTAGGCAGTGAGTACCGTGTGTACTACTCCCTGGCCTCTAATGTGGGGCGGCTCAGTGCCATAGGGCTGGCCGTTTCCGATAGCCCCATGGGGCCCTTTGTGGAACGCGGCCTGGTGGTGACCTCCCAGGGAGATAATTCGACTCATACCAATGCCATTGACCCCAGCATTATTATAGACCAGAGTGGCAACCAGTACATGTATTACGGCTCCTCGTGGGACGGCATCTACATGATGGAGCTGGATCCTGCCACCGGCCTGGCCGCCACCGAAGGCGACATCGGGCAGCGCGTAGCCCACCGCGGCTTCAGCGGCAATACCATCAATGGCAACATCGAGGGGCCGGAGATCATCTACAATGAAGAAGAGGGCATGTACTACCTGTTCATTGCTTACGACTGGCTGGAAACCAAGTATAATGTGCGTGTGGGCCGCTCGGAAAGCCCTACCGGCCCTTTCTACGACTTTAACGGGGACAACCTGAACGAATTCAGCGATAACCAGCCCATGATCCTGGCACCCTATCGCTTCCAGAATCATAGCGGCTGGCAGGGCGTATCGCACCCCGCCGTATTCGAAAAGGACGGGCAGTACTTTATGGCCCACCAGGGCAGGCCTGGTATAGACAGGTTTTTTATGGTGCTTCATGTGAGGCAGGTGTTCTGGACAGAAGACGGGTGGCCCATCGTGTCGCCGCAGCGCTATGCCAATGAGGAAGAAACAGCCGTGGAAGAAAGCGAACTGCCGGGTACCTGGGAGCAGATTGTTTTTGGCTACAACGTAGTGCCCGGATTTGCTGAGACACAGACAAACCCTGACTTCCAGCAGTCAGTCACCATCACCCTGGATGCAGGCGGCACCATCAATGGCGATAATGCCAATACCTGGTCATACGAAGCCCCATGGCTCACCCTAAGCTGGGGGGGCGGTGCCTTCACGGATAAGGTGTATGTAGAGCGGGGCCGTGACTGGGAAAACGAAGTAGCTTCCACCATTCTCTTTACCGGACTAAATGAAGAAGGAACGACGATCTGGGGTAAAAAAGTAGGTGAATGA
- a CDS encoding alpha-N-arabinofuranosidase encodes MTRYLLAILLCLGAGSLSARQVQVHINADQGGPTINKNIYGHFAEHLGRCIYGGFYVGDDNTEIPNTNGVRNDVVEALKDLKVPVLRWPGGCFADTYHWMDGIGPKEDRPTIVNQWWGGVTEDNSFGTHDFLNMCEMLDAEPYLAANVGSGEVKELADWVQYVNHDGTSPMADLRRENGREEPWQVTYWGVGNEMWGCGGNMTPEYYANLYKQYATFMTDWSNSSNLFRIASGANVADYHWTEVLMRDIPKHLIEGVALHSYSFVEWNEKGPATGFSEAQYFSTMETALRMEELVTRHSTIMDKYDPEKRIALVVDEWGGWYNVEEGTNPGFLYQQNTMRDAMIAGTTLNIFNNHADRVRMANLAQTINVLQAVILTEDEKMLLTPTYHVMKMYNVHQDATLLPLSISSGAQYEFEGKSLPAVSGSASVNEEGAIHISLVNIDADEAQEVTVNLRGTDNKKVSGTILKAANLTDHNTFDNPDKVQPVAYKDFKRKGESMTLQLPPFSVVVLKVE; translated from the coding sequence ATGACCCGTTATCTTTTAGCTATATTATTATGCCTGGGTGCCGGTAGCTTGTCCGCAAGGCAGGTGCAGGTACATATCAATGCCGACCAGGGCGGCCCAACTATTAATAAGAACATCTACGGACACTTTGCCGAGCACCTTGGCCGCTGCATATACGGGGGCTTTTACGTAGGTGATGACAATACCGAAATACCTAATACGAATGGGGTGCGTAATGATGTGGTGGAAGCTCTGAAGGATCTGAAGGTACCCGTACTGCGCTGGCCAGGAGGTTGTTTTGCCGATACGTACCACTGGATGGACGGTATTGGCCCTAAAGAAGACCGTCCGACAATCGTAAACCAATGGTGGGGAGGGGTAACGGAAGATAACAGCTTCGGTACGCATGACTTTCTGAACATGTGCGAAATGCTGGATGCTGAGCCTTACCTGGCGGCTAACGTAGGTAGTGGTGAGGTGAAAGAGCTGGCCGACTGGGTACAGTATGTGAACCATGACGGCACCAGCCCTATGGCTGACCTGCGCCGCGAAAACGGGCGCGAAGAGCCCTGGCAGGTTACCTACTGGGGCGTAGGCAATGAGATGTGGGGCTGCGGCGGCAATATGACGCCGGAGTACTATGCTAACCTGTATAAGCAGTACGCCACGTTTATGACGGACTGGTCTAACAGCAGCAACCTGTTTCGGATTGCCAGTGGGGCCAATGTGGCCGATTACCACTGGACGGAGGTGCTGATGCGGGACATTCCCAAGCACCTGATAGAGGGCGTGGCCCTGCATTCCTATTCTTTTGTGGAATGGAATGAAAAAGGCCCGGCTACCGGCTTTAGCGAAGCCCAGTATTTCAGTACCATGGAGACGGCCTTGCGCATGGAAGAGCTTGTGACCCGCCACAGCACCATCATGGACAAGTACGACCCTGAGAAGCGCATTGCGCTGGTAGTGGATGAGTGGGGCGGATGGTACAACGTGGAAGAGGGTACTAACCCCGGCTTCCTGTACCAGCAGAATACGATGCGTGATGCAATGATCGCGGGTACTACCCTGAACATTTTCAATAATCACGCTGACCGTGTGCGTATGGCTAACCTGGCGCAGACTATCAATGTGCTGCAGGCGGTCATTCTCACGGAAGATGAGAAGATGCTGCTAACGCCTACCTACCATGTGATGAAGATGTATAATGTGCACCAGGATGCGACCCTGCTGCCGCTGAGTATATCCTCCGGTGCGCAGTATGAATTTGAAGGCAAAAGCCTGCCGGCTGTGTCCGGTTCTGCTTCTGTGAATGAAGAGGGTGCTATCCATATTTCACTGGTGAATATAGATGCTGATGAGGCACAGGAGGTGACCGTAAACCTGCGCGGCACGGATAACAAAAAGGTGTCCGGTACCATACTCAAAGCTGCCAACCTCACAGACCATAATACCTTTGATAATCCGGACAAGGTGCAGCCTGTAGCTTATAAGGATTTTAAACGGAAAGGGGAGAGTATGACCCTGCAGTTACCACCCTTTTCAGTAGTTGTGCTAAAAGTTGAATAA